A section of the Arcobacter roscoffensis genome encodes:
- a CDS encoding menaquinone biosynthesis decarboxylase — MKEAIELLKKHDLLRVIDDELDIYLEVPHIAYVEVKKEDSKALLFTNVVDKKKNKKFDIPVLMNVFCNEKAVKLFIGDGDKIGSEIESLLKMKPPTTFSEKLSTFGKLFALKNTIPKKNRGKGECQQVIKLGSDAKLSDLPVLTTWEQDGGPFITMGQVYTTSLDGEMKNLGMYRLQVYEDNTLGLHWQIHKDSNHFFHEYKKAGKKMPVSIGIGGDPMYIWCGQAPLPIGIFELMLYGFVKNKNAQLVKSITNDIYVPRDNDFIIEGFVDTSTSRIEGPFGDHTGYYTLEEDYPFMEVTAITHKKEPTYLATVVGKPPLEDKYMGHATERIFLPLLKTTAPDLIDYYMPENGVFHNLILAKIKTLYPGHATQMMHAFWGVGQMSFVKHAIFVNEDAPDLTDHDAVIEHILNRIDIDDLMVSKGVVDALDHSSPKFAVGGKLGLDCTGDEIDELGITILDDLELLSKMRDITNEVKNLKQYYTNTKNPVTVITVDKKRNQKEVFEALKPLYENIKILIIIDEANQNDVENPYMLVWRVVNNIDSNRDLYIDSNTLCLDGTNKNSFDNFKRRWPDDVDCSKEVIDSLRQRGILDIDDEFIKKFQL; from the coding sequence ATGAAAGAAGCAATTGAACTATTAAAAAAACATGATTTGTTAAGAGTTATTGATGATGAATTAGATATTTATTTAGAAGTACCTCATATAGCATATGTTGAAGTGAAAAAAGAAGATTCTAAGGCTTTATTATTTACAAATGTTGTAGATAAAAAGAAGAATAAAAAGTTTGACATACCAGTTTTAATGAATGTTTTCTGTAATGAAAAAGCTGTAAAACTCTTTATAGGTGATGGTGATAAGATAGGTAGTGAGATAGAATCACTGCTTAAAATGAAACCACCAACAACATTTAGTGAAAAACTATCAACTTTCGGGAAATTATTTGCATTAAAAAATACAATTCCTAAGAAAAATAGAGGAAAGGGTGAGTGTCAGCAAGTTATAAAATTAGGTTCTGATGCAAAATTATCTGATTTACCAGTTTTAACAACGTGGGAGCAAGATGGTGGACCATTTATTACAATGGGGCAGGTATATACTACTTCATTAGATGGTGAAATGAAAAACTTAGGTATGTATAGACTTCAAGTATATGAAGATAATACATTAGGTTTACATTGGCAAATTCATAAAGACTCAAATCATTTCTTCCATGAATATAAAAAAGCTGGAAAAAAAATGCCTGTTTCTATTGGTATTGGTGGGGATCCTATGTATATTTGGTGTGGTCAAGCACCACTTCCTATTGGTATTTTTGAGTTAATGTTATATGGTTTTGTAAAAAATAAAAATGCACAACTAGTAAAATCTATCACAAATGACATATATGTACCAAGAGATAATGACTTTATTATTGAAGGTTTTGTTGATACTTCCACTTCTAGAATTGAAGGACCTTTTGGAGATCATACAGGATATTATACTTTAGAAGAAGATTATCCTTTTATGGAAGTAACTGCTATTACTCATAAGAAAGAGCCTACATATTTAGCAACGGTTGTTGGTAAACCACCTTTAGAAGATAAGTATATGGGGCATGCAACTGAAAGAATATTCTTACCATTACTTAAAACTACAGCACCTGATTTAATAGATTATTATATGCCAGAAAATGGAGTTTTTCATAACTTAATTCTAGCAAAGATTAAAACTTTATATCCTGGACATGCAACTCAAATGATGCATGCATTTTGGGGAGTAGGGCAGATGTCTTTTGTAAAACATGCAATTTTTGTAAATGAAGATGCACCTGATTTAACAGATCATGATGCTGTAATTGAGCATATCTTAAATAGAATTGATATAGATGATTTAATGGTTTCAAAAGGTGTAGTTGATGCACTTGATCATTCATCACCAAAATTCGCAGTTGGTGGTAAATTAGGACTTGATTGTACGGGTGATGAAATAGATGAATTAGGGATTACTATTCTTGATGATTTAGAATTATTATCTAAGATGAGAGATATTACTAATGAGGTTAAAAATCTTAAGCAGTATTATACAAATACTAAAAATCCAGTTACTGTTATTACCGTAGATAAAAAAAGAAATCAAAAAGAAGTATTTGAAGCTTTAAAGCCTTTATATGAAAATATTAAAATTTTAATTATAATTGATGAAGCAAATCAAAATGATGTTGAAAATCCATACATGTTAGTATGGAGAGTTGTAAACAATATAGATTCAAATAGAGATTTATATATAGATTCAAATACATTGTGTTTAGATGGAACAAATAAAAACTCATTTGACAACTTCAAAAGAAGATGGCCTGATGATGTTGATTGTTCAAAAGAAGTAATTGATTCTTTAAGACAAAGGGGAATTTTAGATATTGATGATGAATTCATCAAAAAGTTTCAACTTTAA
- a CDS encoding MalY/PatB family protein — protein sequence MIYNFDEQIDRKNTNCEKHDALKKVFGHEDLQALWVADMDFKTPCFINDKIIEAAKNSVYGYSFASDDFYNSIINWQKNEHNWEINKDEIFVVNGVVPAYSACIEAFCPNKKDEVIVQTPVYPPLFNCVTANNRKVVVNELKNDNGYYTMDLDDLKSKITENTKVLCLCSPHNPVGRVWSKEELESLAEICIQNNITIISDEIHADITFKKFTPLASISEKVANITITLNSAGKTFNIAGLNTSYAISKNNILLGKFKKIARKRQISSVNFFGYIATQAAYENGSSYVKQLKEYIQKNIDFTDEYLKQNNSKIKFFKPEATYLLWLNFEEYKLSHNEIKEKLLRQSKVALNDGVSFGSNAKQHFRINLALSKEPLQQALEKICYSF from the coding sequence ATGATTTATAATTTTGATGAACAAATAGATAGAAAAAACACAAATTGCGAAAAACATGATGCTTTAAAAAAAGTTTTTGGACATGAGGATTTACAAGCCTTGTGGGTTGCTGATATGGACTTTAAAACTCCTTGCTTTATTAATGATAAAATAATCGAAGCTGCAAAAAACTCAGTATATGGATATAGTTTTGCAAGTGATGATTTTTATAATTCAATTATTAACTGGCAAAAAAATGAACACAATTGGGAAATAAATAAAGATGAAATATTTGTAGTAAATGGTGTTGTTCCTGCTTATAGTGCTTGTATTGAAGCATTTTGTCCAAATAAAAAGGATGAAGTTATTGTTCAAACTCCTGTTTATCCACCTCTATTCAATTGTGTAACAGCAAATAATAGAAAAGTAGTTGTAAATGAGCTTAAAAATGACAATGGTTACTATACTATGGATTTAGATGATTTAAAATCTAAGATTACTGAAAATACAAAAGTCTTATGTCTTTGCTCACCCCATAATCCAGTAGGAAGAGTTTGGAGTAAAGAAGAGCTAGAGAGTTTAGCTGAAATTTGTATACAAAATAACATAACAATAATTTCAGATGAGATACATGCAGATATTACTTTCAAAAAATTTACTCCACTAGCATCTATTAGTGAAAAAGTAGCAAATATCACAATAACTCTAAATAGTGCAGGAAAAACATTTAATATTGCAGGACTAAATACTTCTTATGCTATATCAAAAAATAATATATTATTAGGAAAATTCAAAAAAATAGCAAGAAAAAGACAAATAAGTTCTGTAAATTTCTTTGGGTATATAGCAACACAAGCTGCTTATGAGAATGGTTCTTCTTATGTAAAACAATTAAAAGAGTATATTCAAAAAAATATTGATTTTACTGATGAGTATTTAAAACAAAATAATTCAAAAATTAAATTCTTCAAGCCAGAGGCTACTTACCTTTTATGGTTAAACTTTGAAGAGTATAAACTTTCACATAATGAAATAAAAGAAAAGTTACTAAGACAATCAAAAGTTGCATTAAATGATGGTGTATCGTTTGGTAGCAATGCAAAACAGCACTTCAGAATCAACTTAGCCCTTAGCAAAGAGCCTTTACAGCAGGCTTTAGAAAAAATCTGTTACTCTTTTTAA
- a CDS encoding NADH-quinone oxidoreductase subunit A, whose protein sequence is MSTELVLASVIFVAIGLILVAVFTLTRFIGPRNENAVLKNSVYESGVSNPVGNTNIRFSVKFYLIAISFLLFDVEIIFMFPWAVNVAELGVTGLIKMFIFIGLLFLGLIYMYKKKALSWD, encoded by the coding sequence ATGTCAACAGAACTTGTTCTTGCATCTGTAATTTTTGTTGCAATTGGTTTAATTCTTGTAGCTGTATTTACTCTTACAAGATTTATTGGACCTAGAAATGAAAATGCGGTTCTTAAAAACAGTGTTTACGAAAGTGGTGTATCTAATCCAGTGGGAAATACAAACATTAGATTTTCTGTTAAATTCTATTTAATAGCCATTTCATTTTTATTATTTGATGTGGAAATCATTTTTATGTTCCCTTGGGCAGTTAATGTTGCCGAACTTGGTGTTACAGGTTTAATTAAAATGTTCATTTTTATTGGACTTTTATTCTTAGGTTTAATTTATATGTATAAGAAAAAGGCATTATCATGGGATTAG
- a CDS encoding NADH-quinone oxidoreductase subunit B, with amino-acid sequence MGLGAESKLGDSIVTTKLDHAVNWGRSYSLWPMAFGTACCGIEFMSVAAAKYDLSRFGAEVVRFSPRQADLLIVAGTISYKQAPILKKIYEQMCEPKWVISMGACACSGGFYDNYTTVQGIDEIIPVDEYVAGCPPRPEAVLDSIMRIQEKANDESVLKDRVKEYKGFLDA; translated from the coding sequence ATGGGATTAGGAGCAGAATCGAAATTAGGTGATTCAATTGTAACAACAAAATTAGATCACGCAGTAAACTGGGGAAGATCATACTCTTTATGGCCAATGGCATTTGGTACTGCATGTTGTGGTATTGAGTTTATGTCAGTAGCAGCTGCAAAATATGATCTTTCAAGATTTGGTGCAGAAGTTGTTAGGTTTTCACCAAGACAAGCAGACTTACTTATTGTTGCAGGGACTATTTCATATAAACAAGCCCCTATTTTAAAGAAAATCTATGAGCAGATGTGTGAACCTAAATGGGTAATTTCAATGGGCGCATGTGCATGTTCTGGTGGTTTTTATGATAACTATACAACAGTTCAAGGAATTGATGAAATTATTCCAGTTGATGAATATGTAGCAGGTTGTCCTCCAAGACCAGAAGCTGTTCTTGATTCAATTATGAGAATTCAAGAAAAAGCAAATGATGAATCTGTATTAAAAGATAGAGTCAAAGAGTATAAAGGATTTTTAGATGCTTAA
- a CDS encoding NADH-quinone oxidoreductase subunit D, producing the protein MLKCDMLIDSNDILSTISKLKNEDNYTLLLDVTAIDYLKYPDVIPSRFAVVYILRDSTFKKQISVKAYVNDDTLEVQSITSLYEAANWGERETYDQYGIKFTGHPNLKRILNHHQFIGHPLRKDYPVTKGQICTETESLMDEMLPRLHAKGYSDSEINDLMMLNIGPSHPASHGTIRNFVAMEGETITTCVTEIGYLHRGFEKSCETHTYSQVIPYTDRLNYCSAILNNIGFSKAVEEMLNIDITPRAKTIRVVIGELSRIIDHLVCNAANMVDLGGLTNFWYLFAPRDDAYDLLSKLTGARLTNSYTRIGGLEFDLYDGFEEDLNQVLKNVEIAIDDALSLIAKNRIFHDRTQDVGVIKPDFAISAGVSGPNLRSTGIAHDLRKDKPYYGYENYDFDVVVGSHGDVYDRMMCRFEEMTQSIRIIKQAMKELPDGPLNVDHQGIILPDKKDVYGNIEGLMNQFKLTFEGIKVPKGEYYGSTEAGNGELGFFIVSDGTGSSYKVKCRPPCFYSLGAYAKIVEGTMLADAIVTMASMNFIAGEFDR; encoded by the coding sequence ATGCTTAAATGTGATATGCTAATTGATTCAAATGATATTTTATCAACTATTTCAAAACTTAAAAATGAAGATAACTACACTTTACTTCTTGATGTAACTGCAATTGATTATTTAAAATATCCTGATGTTATTCCATCTAGATTTGCAGTTGTATATATATTAAGAGACTCTACTTTTAAAAAACAAATAAGTGTAAAAGCCTATGTAAATGATGATACTTTAGAAGTTCAAAGTATTACTTCACTATATGAAGCTGCTAATTGGGGTGAACGAGAAACATATGACCAATATGGTATAAAATTTACAGGACATCCAAACTTAAAAAGAATTTTAAACCATCATCAATTTATAGGGCATCCTTTAAGAAAAGATTATCCAGTTACAAAAGGGCAAATCTGTACTGAAACTGAAAGTTTAATGGACGAAATGTTACCCAGACTTCATGCAAAAGGTTATAGTGACTCAGAAATAAATGATCTAATGATGCTAAATATTGGACCTTCACACCCTGCTTCACACGGTACAATTAGAAACTTTGTAGCAATGGAAGGTGAAACAATTACTACTTGTGTAACTGAAATTGGTTATTTACATAGAGGTTTTGAAAAATCTTGTGAAACTCATACTTACTCACAAGTAATCCCATATACAGATAGACTTAATTACTGTAGTGCAATTTTAAATAACATTGGATTTTCAAAAGCTGTTGAAGAGATGTTAAATATTGATATAACTCCTAGAGCTAAGACTATTAGAGTTGTTATTGGTGAGTTAAGTAGGATTATTGATCATTTAGTATGTAATGCTGCAAATATGGTTGATTTAGGTGGTCTTACTAACTTCTGGTATTTATTTGCTCCAAGAGATGACGCTTATGATTTACTTTCAAAACTTACAGGGGCTAGACTTACAAATTCATATACAAGAATTGGTGGTTTAGAGTTTGATTTATATGATGGTTTTGAAGAAGATTTAAATCAAGTATTAAAAAATGTAGAGATTGCTATTGATGATGCATTAAGCTTAATAGCAAAAAATAGAATATTCCATGATAGAACACAAGATGTGGGAGTTATAAAACCAGACTTTGCAATAAGTGCAGGAGTATCTGGTCCAAATTTAAGATCAACTGGTATAGCACACGACTTAAGAAAAGACAAACCTTACTATGGTTATGAAAACTATGACTTTGATGTTGTAGTAGGAAGTCATGGAGATGTATACGACAGAATGATGTGTAGATTTGAAGAAATGACTCAAAGTATTAGAATTATCAAACAAGCTATGAAAGAACTTCCAGATGGTCCTTTAAATGTAGATCATCAAGGAATCATACTTCCTGATAAAAAAGATGTTTATGGAAATATTGAAGGTTTAATGAACCAATTTAAACTTACTTTTGAGGGTATTAAAGTTCCAAAAGGTGAATATTATGGTTCAACTGAAGCTGGAAATGGTGAGCTTGGATTTTTTATAGTTAGTGATGGAACTGGTAGTTCATATAAAGTAAAATGTAGACCTCCATGTTTTTATTCACTTGGTGCTTATGCAAAAATTGTTGAAGGTACAATGTTGGCTGATGCAATTGTAACAATGGCTAGTATGAACTTTATTGCAGGGGAGTTTGATAGATAA
- the nuoE gene encoding complex I 24 kDa subunit family protein yields MSKFKYTDENEKEFQRLLKKYPNSDAMMLPGLWLVQEQEGWVSPDAMIFMADRLGKSPVEVHSFATFYTMFNLKPIGTYHIELCKTLSCMLMGAHELKKFIKETIGIEPGQTSEDGKFHFSEVECQGACGGAPMIALNNEYHEKMSVEKLKNIIQECKNEC; encoded by the coding sequence ATGAGTAAATTTAAATATACAGATGAAAATGAAAAAGAGTTTCAAAGATTACTTAAAAAATATCCTAATTCTGATGCTATGATGCTTCCAGGACTTTGGTTAGTACAAGAACAAGAAGGCTGGGTTAGTCCTGATGCTATGATTTTTATGGCTGATAGACTTGGTAAATCTCCTGTAGAAGTACATAGTTTTGCAACTTTTTATACAATGTTTAATTTAAAACCAATTGGAACATATCATATTGAATTATGTAAAACTCTTTCATGTATGCTTATGGGTGCTCACGAGCTTAAAAAATTTATAAAAGAAACAATTGGAATAGAACCTGGACAAACAAGCGAAGATGGAAAGTTTCATTTTAGTGAAGTAGAATGTCAAGGTGCTTGTGGTGGAGCACCTATGATTGCTTTAAATAATGAATATCATGAAAAAATGAGCGTTGAAAAACTAAAAAATATTATACAGGAGTGTAAAAATGAGTGCTGA
- the nuoF gene encoding NADH-quinone oxidoreductase subunit NuoF, which yields MIVKIVSKNFDIPDSHKLEVALKNGRYESIDKLFSMSPDEVTEEVCKSGLRGKGGGGALCGPKWKLMPPVDDRPRYLIANGDESEPGTFKDRQIFEYDPHLLIEGIICSSYAIGAHDCYIYIRGEYKFFIDRLNAAIEEAYEAGIIGSKVMNKYDYRMDITVHRGGGAYICGEKSALIESIEGKRGHPRLKPHGKECEWFFGNPATVNNVETIASVPNIVLNGYESYTKYGTEKAPGTMLFAMSGPVKNPGVYELAYGNKMIDVINKIGGGLQDGLELKAVIPGGASCPILTAQEVEKAYLDYESMWDIGSTLGTGGMMIIPQGVSMVDVAKNLIEFYHHESCGQCTPCREGCGWIDKIIKKILDGEGSNEDLSTILDVCDTMNGKTICVFAPAVKDIIKSIVEKFGHEFEAHFKN from the coding sequence ATGATAGTAAAAATCGTAAGTAAAAATTTTGATATTCCTGATTCTCATAAATTAGAAGTTGCATTAAAAAATGGAAGATATGAATCAATAGATAAATTATTTTCAATGAGTCCAGATGAAGTAACGGAAGAAGTTTGCAAAAGTGGTCTAAGAGGAAAAGGTGGAGGTGGAGCACTGTGTGGTCCAAAATGGAAGCTAATGCCACCTGTTGATGATAGACCAAGATACTTAATAGCAAATGGAGATGAGAGTGAACCTGGAACTTTTAAAGATAGACAAATCTTTGAGTATGATCCACATCTATTAATAGAAGGTATTATCTGTTCATCTTATGCTATTGGAGCGCATGACTGTTATATTTATATTAGAGGTGAATATAAATTCTTTATTGACAGATTAAATGCTGCCATTGAAGAAGCATATGAAGCAGGTATTATAGGTTCTAAAGTTATGAATAAATATGACTATAGAATGGATATAACAGTTCATAGAGGTGGAGGTGCTTATATTTGTGGAGAGAAATCTGCACTTATAGAGTCAATTGAAGGTAAGAGAGGTCATCCAAGACTAAAACCACATGGTAAAGAGTGTGAATGGTTCTTTGGAAATCCAGCAACTGTAAATAATGTAGAAACTATTGCTTCTGTTCCTAATATTGTATTAAATGGCTATGAGTCATATACAAAATATGGAACGGAAAAAGCACCAGGAACTATGTTATTTGCCATGAGTGGTCCAGTTAAAAACCCAGGGGTTTATGAACTAGCTTACGGAAATAAAATGATAGATGTAATAAATAAGATAGGAGGAGGACTTCAAGATGGATTAGAGCTAAAAGCTGTAATTCCAGGAGGAGCTTCATGTCCTATCTTAACTGCACAGGAGGTTGAGAAGGCATATTTAGATTATGAATCAATGTGGGATATTGGTTCAACCTTAGGTACTGGAGGAATGATGATTATTCCACAGGGAGTATCTATGGTTGATGTTGCTAAAAACTTAATTGAGTTTTATCATCATGAGTCTTGTGGACAATGTACACCTTGTAGAGAAGGTTGTGGATGGATAGATAAAATTATCAAAAAGATTTTAGATGGTGAAGGTTCAAACGAAGATTTATCAACAATACTTGATGTGTGTGATACAATGAATGGAAAAACAATCTGTGTATTTGCACCAGCAGTTAAAGATATAATAAAAAGTATTGTTGAGAAATTCGGACATGAGTTTGAAGCACATTTTAAAAATTAA
- a CDS encoding citrate synthase — translation MAKNTMTLTDNRNGDKYEYNIIDGTRGPSVVDISTFYKDSGMFTYDPGYTSTASCESKITFIDGENSELRYRGYEITELAGKHSYLDVCHLLMMGRLPSEAESKNFDLEIRHRSFLNEGLIKIFAGFPDGAHPMATMGAATMALSTFYKDHLNLEDEEEFKTMRRRILAKIPTIAAMAYRKSIGTPLIYPDVNRYFTENFLYMLRAYPGGNMKYLGDGQNEEIKQVEVDALDAILTLHADHEQNASTTTVRNVGSTEAHPYVSIASGIAALWGSAHGGANEKVMDQLKLIGDVKNVPTYIAKAKDRNDPFRLMGFGHRVYKNRDPRAEVLKGLQDKLKEELNLDSKLLDVAAAVEKAALNDDYFKDRGLYPNIDFYSGVILTALKIPVEMFTPIFVIGRIPGWISQWSELKQDPKHKIARPRQLYTGN, via the coding sequence ATGGCAAAAAATACTATGACACTTACTGATAATAGAAATGGTGATAAGTATGAATACAATATTATAGATGGGACAAGAGGACCAAGCGTTGTTGATATTTCAACTTTTTATAAAGATTCTGGAATGTTTACTTATGATCCAGGATACACATCAACTGCTTCTTGTGAATCTAAAATCACATTTATTGACGGTGAGAATTCAGAGTTAAGATATAGAGGTTATGAAATTACAGAATTAGCTGGAAAGCACTCATACCTTGATGTTTGTCACTTATTAATGATGGGAAGATTACCATCTGAAGCTGAATCAAAAAACTTTGATTTAGAGATTAGACATAGATCATTCTTAAATGAAGGTTTAATTAAAATTTTTGCTGGTTTCCCAGATGGAGCACATCCAATGGCAACAATGGGTGCAGCAACTATGGCATTATCAACTTTCTATAAAGACCACTTAAACTTAGAAGATGAAGAAGAATTCAAAACTATGAGAAGAAGAATCTTAGCTAAAATACCTACTATTGCAGCTATGGCTTATAGAAAATCAATAGGAACTCCTCTAATTTACCCAGATGTAAATAGATATTTCACTGAAAACTTCTTATATATGTTAAGAGCTTATCCAGGTGGAAATATGAAGTACTTAGGTGATGGACAAAATGAAGAAATCAAACAAGTTGAAGTTGATGCTTTAGATGCAATTTTAACTTTACATGCTGATCATGAACAAAATGCTTCTACTACTACAGTTAGAAATGTTGGTTCAACAGAGGCTCACCCTTATGTATCTATTGCATCTGGTATTGCAGCTTTATGGGGTTCTGCTCATGGTGGTGCAAATGAAAAAGTAATGGATCAATTAAAATTAATTGGTGATGTTAAAAATGTACCAACTTACATTGCAAAAGCTAAAGATAGAAACGATCCATTTAGATTAATGGGATTCGGACATAGAGTTTATAAAAATAGAGATCCAAGAGCTGAAGTATTAAAAGGTCTTCAAGATAAACTAAAAGAAGAGTTAAACTTAGACTCTAAATTATTAGATGTAGCAGCAGCTGTTGAAAAAGCAGCATTAAATGATGATTACTTCAAAGATAGAGGTCTTTACCCAAATATTGACTTCTATTCAGGTGTAATTTTAACTGCACTTAAAATTCCAGTAGAAATGTTTACTCCAATTTTTGTTATAGGAAGAATTCCAGGTTGGATTTCTCAATGGTCTGAGTTAAAACAAGATCCTAAACATAAAATTGCTAGACCAAGACAATTATATACAGGAAACTAA
- a CDS encoding 2Fe-2S iron-sulfur cluster-binding protein produces the protein MSEMIEITVNGAQMQASKGSLLIDKLLDENIHIPHFCYHQALGKDGNCRMCMVEIEGQKRPQIACDTPVKDGMVVRTKGENIEKVRRDILELELINHPIDCPTCDQAGECKLQDYYMESGFYESRINVDNKNKHRKRVDLGSNVMLDEERCVLCTRCVRFCKDITKTGELGVIDRSDHSTIGIFPGRPLSNPYAMNVVDLCPVGALTSKDFRFKQRVWFLETFNAICNGCSKGCNIYVDHRKEKYEDDKIYRFRPRVNKNVNGWFICDEGRLSYHNENQNRFETPLLNKESSNLSNTITNLFKELSTSKSTLFVLSANLSYEEMSNINNLASKINANVSGYDPDTYDENFKDDYLKTNDRTANRASFKEIGIDETEEFFNKSLKESSTVVIIDNHYFENRSELLKDKKVVSLYSHHCLTISYSNIAIPIASFYEKSGTYINCEGVKQKVISQMNKNEPMETVTSVIEHLKEMISKGTL, from the coding sequence ATGAGTGAAATGATAGAAATTACAGTCAATGGTGCCCAAATGCAAGCTTCCAAGGGAAGCTTGTTAATTGATAAATTATTGGATGAGAATATTCACATACCTCATTTTTGTTATCACCAAGCACTTGGTAAAGATGGCAACTGTAGGATGTGTATGGTTGAAATCGAAGGTCAAAAAAGACCTCAGATTGCCTGTGACACTCCTGTAAAAGATGGAATGGTTGTAAGAACAAAAGGTGAGAATATTGAAAAAGTTAGACGAGATATTCTAGAACTTGAACTTATAAATCACCCTATTGACTGTCCTACTTGTGATCAAGCAGGAGAGTGCAAACTTCAAGATTACTATATGGAATCAGGATTCTATGAATCAAGAATAAATGTAGATAATAAAAATAAGCATAGAAAAAGAGTTGACTTAGGCTCAAATGTAATGCTTGATGAAGAAAGATGTGTACTTTGTACTAGATGTGTTAGATTTTGTAAAGATATTACTAAAACTGGTGAGTTAGGAGTAATAGATAGATCTGACCACTCAACTATTGGTATATTTCCTGGTCGTCCCCTATCAAATCCATATGCAATGAATGTAGTAGACTTATGTCCTGTTGGAGCATTAACTTCAAAGGACTTTAGATTTAAACAAAGAGTTTGGTTCTTAGAAACTTTTAATGCAATTTGTAATGGATGTTCAAAAGGGTGTAATATCTATGTAGATCATAGAAAAGAGAAATATGAAGATGATAAGATCTACAGATTTAGACCAAGAGTAAATAAAAATGTAAATGGTTGGTTTATATGTGATGAAGGAAGATTATCTTATCACAATGAAAATCAAAATAGATTTGAAACACCACTTTTAAATAAAGAGTCATCAAATCTAAGTAATACAATTACAAACTTATTTAAAGAGTTATCAACATCAAAAAGTACTCTTTTTGTATTAAGTGCAAATCTTTCTTATGAAGAAATGTCAAACATCAATAACTTAGCTTCAAAAATAAATGCTAATGTTTCAGGATATGACCCAGATACATATGATGAAAACTTCAAAGATGATTATCTAAAAACAAATGATAGAACTGCTAATAGAGCCTCTTTCAAAGAAATAGGTATAGATGAAACAGAAGAATTTTTCAATAAATCTTTAAAAGAATCTAGCACAGTTGTAATAATAGATAATCACTACTTTGAAAATAGAAGTGAACTATTAAAAGATAAAAAAGTTGTATCTTTATATAGTCATCATTGTTTAACTATAAGTTATTCAAATATAGCTATTCCTATTGCATCATTTTATGAAAAAAGTGGTACATATATTAACTGTGAGGGTGTGAAACAAAAAGTCATTTCACAAATGAATAAAAATGAACCTATGGAAACAGTTACTTCTGTAATTGAGCATTTAAAAGAAATGATTTCAAAAGGAACGCTATGA